CCAGCATGCACTCCACGCCGAGCGCGACGCTGTCGTCCTCGCCGGGCCCGGTCGGTGCCGACAGCCAGGCGCGCAGCAGCGGACACCGCGCGCCGTCGGCCAGGTCGGTCAGCGCCCTGATCGCGGCCACGAAGTCGCCGGCCCCTTCCAGGCCGTATCTCACCCGCATGCGGTGCTCCTCGGCCGCCTGCAGCCCGGCGCCGACCAGGTGCCGGTCCAGCAGGGCGGCGTACGTCATCGCCTGGCCGACCGGCAGGCCCTGGCCGGTCAGCACCGCCAGGACGAACTCCGTTCGCCGCATCAGGTGCGGACCGGCCGGCGGCCTGGTGTGCACGAGTTCGGCCCACCACGGGTGCCGGACGATCATCTGCCAGGTGCGGGCGGCCAGCCCCGCGAGGTCCGCACGCCAGTCCGCGCCGCGCGCGGCGCGCCGAGCGCGGCGCGCCGAGCCCTCGCGCACGAGGTCCATGAGGTAGATCCGCCGGCGACGTTGACCACGATCGTGTCCACGTCGTACCGCTCGAACGTCGCGATCGTGTCGCGCGCCCTGGTCAGCGCCTCCATCTCCGGACCGCCCGGTCGCTGATGCGCGCACACGGCTACGAGAAGCCGGTGGTGGTCGGTGAGTACCGCGGCCCGACGCCGTTCTGGTTTCCCGGGGCGATGGCGGTGATCAGCGAGACGATGATGTCCGCGTTCGCCGGCGCCACCGAGGCCCCGGCCGACCTCAGCACGGACGAGCTACGCGCCCAGGCCGGCCAGGAGACGCCGGAGCGCAGGGCGATGCGGGCGCTGTACGCCCGGCCGGACGTGCCGCCGGAGCTGGCGATGTTCCTGGCGGACTGCCCACCTGGCCTGGAGGCCCGGCGACGCCGGATGGGCTGCCGGGACCTGGTGATGCGCAACCTGCTGGCGTTGTCGGCCGGGGTGCGGCGCACGATCTGCTGGGACCTCGCGCCGGAGGTCCCCGGTCGCGTCGACCACCTCACCATGGCCCACCTGATGTACGCGACGCTCCCGTTGCTGGACTACGAGGGTACGAAGCTGAACGTGCGTCACCCGGAGGCGGAGACGTTCGCCCTGCTGGCCAAGCTGCTCGCCGGGGCCCTGACCGTCACCCGCCGCCCGCTGCCGGACCGGCCGGAGGTGGCGGCGTTCGACGTCGACCGCGGGGCGGGCGGCCCGCTGCTGGCCGTGTGGGACGAGCAGCGCGACCTGTTCGACGGTGAGGAGCTTCCCGCCCAACTGGTCGAGGTGCCCTGGCCATCGCTCGAGGGGAGCGCTGGCACACAGGTGGAGGCGGTGGACGCCTTCGGGGCCGCCGTCGCGGTAGAGAGGAGGCCGGGCTCGGTGGTGGTTCCGGTGTCCGTCACGCCGGTGCTCGTCTACCCGGCCTCGCCCGTCTCCCCCGTCGTCGCCGGGTCGTCCCGACGTCGCCGCGACCCGGGCACGCGGACATCGGAGACGGAGCTGGAACCCCGGACAACGAACGAGGGCGTGACCACTCGGAAGTGGTCACGCCCCACGTGGTGCGGCCGCGTTGCTCGGCTGCCGAGGTCGCCCAGTCGGCCCGCCGCGCGGCCACGTCTTTTGGTGAGTAGAGCCTTGGTGAGCAGAGCTTTCCGACCTCTGACCGGGAAGGTCAGCTTCGAGGACGAGATGTTTGTGTCTCGCAGCCCTGCGTCACCGGAAGATTACCCATACGCATGGCAGTCAGGTCAACCCCAACCAATCGGTAATATCGCAAACCTCTGGTGACGGCCCTCGCGGACCTCACACGACCTGGTGAAGCCACCGCACCGCGGCACCTTCACCTGCGTGCCGGAAGGGCTCCAGCTCGTCGTCCCACTGCTTGCCCAGCACTCGCTCCAGCTCGTGCTCGAGCGGGGACTCCCCCAGCCGGGCCTTCACCATCGCCGCCTTCAGCCGGTCCTCGGGGACGAGGATGTCGCCGTGCGGTCCGGTGACGGCGTGGAAGAGCCCCAGCGTCGGGGTGTAGGAGTAACGAGCACCCTCACAGCCCGGGCTGGGCTCCTCGGTCACCTCGTAGCGCAGCTGGCGCCATCCGCGAAGTGCGGACGCGATCGCCGCGGCGGTGCCGGGTTTGGCCTGCCAGGACAGCTCGGTTCGCTGGGCGCCGACGCAGGCAGGCTGCGGCGTCCAGTCGAAGGTCACGCGCACGCCAACCACGCCGGCGACTGCCCACTCCACGTGGGGACATACCGCCGACGGCGCCGAATGGACGTACAGCACGCCTCGTGTCGTCACCGAGACCACCTCTCCTGGTCGAGCGAGCGCCTTCCCCAGCGTCCTCGACACACGGATCAGCAGTCCGATACCGGATCAGTTTGCCGGATGCTCCCGTCGTACGCCATCCGCCCCCGCGTGTCGCGCTTCTCGGCGAGTCGCGGGACGGCTCCTCCACGCACCCGGCGGACCGGCCGGCCGCCGGCCCGGGAGACCCGCACCGCCGGGAATCCGCGGTCGTGACCGGAACGCTCAGATCCCTTCCAGGGAACGCGGATCGGGCGTGCGGGTGACGGTCCGGCCGGCGGCCGCGGCCAGCCCGGCGAAGGCCGTGGCGTCCACCACCGCGGCGCAGCCCGGGTCGTTGTTGAAGTACGCGAAGACGTCGGCGCCGTCGTCGAAGACGTCCGCGATTCGCTCCACCCAGGACTTCAGCGCGGCCCGGCCGTACCGCGGCCACGGGCGCGCCCTCCCCTCGTGGAAGCGGACGTAGCCCCAGTCCGTCGTACGCCACAGCGGGGTGAGCGGGCGGCCCAGCCGATCGGTCCAGGTGAGCGCCGCGCCGCGGCGTTCGAGCAGGCGGCGTACGTCGTCGGTCCACCACGACTCGTGCCGCGGCTCGACCGCGACCCGGACACCGGCCGGGAACGCCGACAGGCACTCGTCCAGCCGCTCGGGCTCCGCGCGCAGGTTCGGCGGGAGCTGGACCAGGATCGGCCCGAGGTTTCCGGCCAGGCCGCGGGCGTGGTCCATCAGCCGGTGGACGGGTTCCTCCGGTTCGCGCAGCCGCTTGATGTGGGTGAGGAACCGGCTCGCCTTGACCGACACCGGGAAGTCGGCGGGCAGCCGGTGGTTCCACGCCTCGAAGGTTTCGTACGACGGCAGCCGGTAGAACGCGTTGTCGAGCTCGACCGTGGCGAAGCGTTCGGCATAGTGCTCCAACCACAGCCGCTGCGGCAGCTTCTCCGGGTAGAACCTCGCCCGCCAGTCGCGGTACATCCAGCCGCAGGTCCCCACCAGGATCGGCATCCGCGCGCACTCCCCTCAGGCCCGATCACGTCCTGACGGTCAGGCTCGGACCGTCATCACCAGACGCTAGGACACTGCGGGCTCACTGGCGCGCCGGCGGGCCGCGTCGCCCGAGCAGCCGTCAGGGCAGGCGACCGAGGAACAGCATCGACGCCCCGGCGGCGCACAGCGCCATCAGCAGCGCCACCCCGGTCCACCAGGAGGTGATCTCCTGCTTCTCCCGGGTGTAGCCCACCGAGGAACCGATGTCGGTGTAGACCTGCTCCAGCTCCTGGCCGGACTCCGCGGTGTAGCTGCGGCCGCCGGTGTCCTGCGCGATCTGGCGCATGGTGTCCTCGTCGACCGGAACGGGTGTGCGCTGGCCCTCGATGTCCACGGTCCCGAACGGCGTACCGAACGCGATGGTGTAGATCGGGACCTTCGCCGCCTTGGCAGCCGACACCGCCTCGTCCACGCCGCGGCCGACGTTGCGGTAACCGTCGGACAACAGGACGATCCGCGCCGGCGGCGGGTCCCGCGGGTGGTCGGGGTCGGACGGCACCTGCTTGATCGCGTCCAGCGAGGTGAAGATGGCCTCGCCGGTGGCCGTCGACTCGGCGAGCTGCAGGCCGTTCACGGCGCGCTCCACGTCGTCGCGGTTGGTGGTGGGCGGGACCAGGATGCTCGCCGTACCCGCGAACGACACCAGCGCGACGTTGAACTTCTCCGGCAGGTCGGTGACGAACGCGTTCGCCGCCTCCTGCGCCGCCTTCAGCCGGGTGGGTGAGACGTCGTCGGCTCGCATGGAGATCGACACGTCGACCGCCACCACGATCGTGGCGCGTTCGCGGGGCACGCGCACCGTGGCCTCCGGCCGGGCGAACGCGGTGACCATCAGCCCCACGCTCGCAAGACTCAGCCCCAGCGCCACGTGCCGCCGCCAGGCCGGGCGCCTCGGCGCCACCCGGGACAGCAACGCGAGGTTGGTGAACCGCAGCGCGTACCGCCGGCGCCGCCGCTGCAGCAGGAGGTACGCCACCACCAGGGCCGGCACGATCAGCAGCAGCCACAGCCGCTCACCGGCGAGGAACGTCATACGCCTGCTCCTCTCGCGGGCGGGGCATGCAGCCGCTGGGCCACCCGCCGGTGGCCCAGGACGAAGCGCGCGGTGTCGGAGACCCAGTCCCGGTCGGTTCGCAGGGTGAGGTGGGCCGCACCGGAGTGGCGCAGCGCCGTCCGCACACGTGCACGGTGCGCGGCGGCTGCCTCGGCGTACCTCGCGCGCAGCCTGATGTCGCCGGTGTTCACCTCCTGCACGTCACCGGTCTCGGGGTCGGTCAGCCACACCACGCCGACGTCGGGGATCTCCAGCTCACGCGGGTCGAGCACCTCCACCACCAGCACCTGGTGCCGGGCGC
This Actinopolymorpha sp. NPDC004070 DNA region includes the following protein-coding sequences:
- a CDS encoding TetR/AcrR family transcriptional regulator C-terminal domain-containing protein, which codes for MDLVREGSARRARRAARGADWRADLAGLAARTWQMIVRHPWWAELVHTRPPAGPHLMRRTEFVLAVLTGQGLPVGQAMTYAALLDRHLVGAGLQAAEEHRMRVRYGLEGAGDFVAAIRALTDLADGARCPLLRAWLSAPTGPGEDDSVALGVECMLDGIAARLPQG
- a CDS encoding DUF72 domain-containing protein — translated: MPILVGTCGWMYRDWRARFYPEKLPQRLWLEHYAERFATVELDNAFYRLPSYETFEAWNHRLPADFPVSVKASRFLTHIKRLREPEEPVHRLMDHARGLAGNLGPILVQLPPNLRAEPERLDECLSAFPAGVRVAVEPRHESWWTDDVRRLLERRGAALTWTDRLGRPLTPLWRTTDWGYVRFHEGRARPWPRYGRAALKSWVERIADVFDDGADVFAYFNNDPGCAAVVDATAFAGLAAAAGRTVTRTPDPRSLEGI
- a CDS encoding DUF3145 domain-containing protein, which produces MTTRGVLYVHSAPSAVCPHVEWAVAGVVGVRVTFDWTPQPACVGAQRTELSWQAKPGTAAAIASALRGWRQLRYEVTEEPSPGCEGARYSYTPTLGLFHAVTGPHGDILVPEDRLKAAMVKARLGESPLEHELERVLGKQWDDELEPFRHAGEGAAVRWLHQVV
- a CDS encoding VWA domain-containing protein, whose amino-acid sequence is MTFLAGERLWLLLIVPALVVAYLLLQRRRRRYALRFTNLALLSRVAPRRPAWRRHVALGLSLASVGLMVTAFARPEATVRVPRERATIVVAVDVSISMRADDVSPTRLKAAQEAANAFVTDLPEKFNVALVSFAGTASILVPPTTNRDDVERAVNGLQLAESTATGEAIFTSLDAIKQVPSDPDHPRDPPPARIVLLSDGYRNVGRGVDEAVSAAKAAKVPIYTIAFGTPFGTVDIEGQRTPVPVDEDTMRQIAQDTGGRSYTAESGQELEQVYTDIGSSVGYTREKQEITSWWTGVALLMALCAAGASMLFLGRLP